From the Peromyscus leucopus breed LL Stock chromosome 8b, UCI_PerLeu_2.1, whole genome shotgun sequence genome, one window contains:
- the Gpatch8 gene encoding G patch domain-containing protein 8 isoform X1 has protein sequence MADRFSRFNEDRDFQGNHFDQYEEGHLEIEQASLDKPIESDNIGHRLLQKHGWKLGQGLGKSLQGRTDPIPIVVKYDVMGMGRMEMELDYAEDATERRRVLEVEKEDTEELRQKYKDYVDKEKAIAKALEDLRANFYCELCDKQYQKHQEFDNHINSYDHAHKQRLKDLKQREFARNVSSRSRKDEKKQEKALRRLHELAEQRKQAECAPGSGPMFRPTTVAVDEDGGDEDKDESSANSGASAVSSCGLGPDFPTDKGGSFTAVQITSTTGLAQAPGSASQGISFGIKNNLGPPLQKLGVSFSFAKKAPVKLESIASVFKDHAEEGTSEDGTKADEKSSDQGVQKVGDTDGSGNLDGKKEDEDPPDGGSLASTLSKLKRMKREEGTGATEPEYYHYIPPAHCKVKPNFPFLLFMRASEQMEGDHSTHSKNVADNKKSNSPKPKGCSKAAASHGAEKTVREVSEPQKETTVAEPSEPGDKTETKKGSGGVIGEQSMESQETSESQMHESNPKEVSQATSAAIAGQGPKHPTGPFFPVLSKDESTALQWPSELLIFTKAEPSVSYSCNPLYFDFKLSRNRDARAKGTEKPKDGAGSSKDHLQGLDPRELSKSKDGDQDVVHSSEGRGDEPASGAACSSLNKQEPGGSHGSETEDTGRSHPSKKEPSGKSHRHKKKKKHKKSSKHKRKHKADLEEKSSKAESGEKSKKRKKRKRKKNKSSAPPDSERGPKPEPPGSGSPAPPRRRRRAQDDSQRRSLPAEEGNSGRKDDGGGGSSSQEHSGRKHKGEPPAPSCRRRAGGKRSSRSSHRSQPSSGDEESDEASSHRLHQQSPSQYSEEEEEEEEEEEEEDEDSGSEHSRSRSRSGRRHSSHRSSRRSYSSSSDASSDQSCYSRQHSYSDDSYSDYSDRSRRHSKRSHDSDDSDYASSKHRSKRHKYSSSDDDYSLSCSQSRSRSRSHTRERSRSRDRSRSSSCSRSRSKRRSRSTTAHSWQRSRSYSRDRSRSTRSPSQRSGSRKGSWGHESPEERRSGRRDFIRSKIYRSQSPHYFRSGRGEGPGKKDDGRGDDSKGAGLPSQNSSTGTGSDCSPEDKNSVTARLLLEKIQSRKVERKPNMCEEVLATPNKAGLKYKNPPQGYFGPKLPPSLGNKPVLPLIGKLPATRKPSKKCEESSLERGEEQEQSEPEEESPGSSDAPFGHQFSEATGGPLSDPPPEEPKSEEATADHSAAPLGTPAHTDCYPGDPAISHNYLPDPSDGDTLESLDSGSQPGPVESSLLPIAPDLEHFPSYAPPSGEPSVESTDGTEDASLAPLESQPITFTPEEMEKYSKLQQAAQQHIQQQLLAKQVKAFPTSAALAPATPALQPIHIQQPATASATSITTVQHAILQHHAAAAAAAIGIHPHPHPQPLAQVHHIPQPHLTPISLSHLTHSIIPGHPATFLASHPIHIIPASAIHPGPFTFHPVPHAALYPTLLAPRPAAAAATALHLHPLLHPIFSGQDLQHPPSHGT, from the exons GAAGATGCTACCGAACGGCGTCGTGTCctagaagtagaaaaagaagacacagaggagcTGAGACAAAAGTACAAG GATTATGTTGACAAAGAAAAGGCGATCGCAAAAGCCTTAGAAGATCTTAGAGCCAACTTTTACTGTGAACTCTGTGATAAACAGTATCAGAAACATCAGGAATTTGACAACCACATTAACTCTTACGATCACGCACACAAGCAG AGATTAAAAGATCTCAAGCAGAGAGAGTTTGCTCGAAATGTCTCTTCAAGATCCCGCAAAGatgaaaagaagcaagagaaagcCCTTCGGAGGCTCCATGAGTTGGCAGAGCAGAGAAAACAAGCTGAATG TGCACCTGGAAGCGGCCCCATGTTCAGACCAACCACAGTGGCCGTAGATGAAGACGGTGGCGATGAGGATAAAGACGAGTCGTCCGCAAACAGTGGTGCAAGTGCTGTCTCTTCTTGTGGCCTTGGACCTGACTTCCCCACAGACAAAGGGGGCTCCTTCACTGCAGTACAGATCACCAGTACCACTGGACTGGCACAGGCTCCTGGGTCGGCCTCCCAAGGTATCAGCTTTGGCATTAAGAATAATCTGGGGCCCCCACTGCAGAAATTGGGAGTTTCGTTTTCCTTTGCCAAAAAGGCTCCCGTCAAACTTGAATCGATAGCATCTGTTTTCAAGGACCATGCAGAGGAAGGGACCTCTGAAGATGGAACAAAAGCTGATGAGAAGAGTTCTGACCAAGGGGTACAGAAGGTGGGAGATACTGATGGGAGTGGAAATcttgatggaaagaaagaagatgaagatCCTCCAGATGGAGGGTCCCTTGCCTCAACACTGTCCAAGTTAAAAAGGATGAAGCGGGAAGaaggaactggagctacagagccAGAATATTACCACTACATCCCCCCAGCACACTGCAAAGTCAAACCTAATTTTCCCTTCTTACTCTTTATGAGAGCCAGTGAACAAATGGAAGGCGATCATAGTACACACTCAAAGAATGTTGCagacaacaaaaaaagcaattcTCCCAAGCCTAAAGGTTGCAGTAAGGCAGCAGCAAGCCACGGAGCAGAAAAGACAGTTAGGGAAGTCTCTGAGCCACAAAAGGAAACCACTGTGGCTGAGCCTTCAGAACCTGGAGACAAAACTGAGACGAAGAAGGGCTCAGGAGGGGTTATAGGTGAGCAAAGTATGGAGAGTCAGGAGACTTCAGAGAGCCAGATGCATGAATCCAATCCAAAAGAAGTTTCTCAGGCCACCTCTGCAGCAATAGCAGGCCAAGGACCCAAACATCCCACTGGTCCGTTCTTTCCTGTGTTGAGCAAGGATGAGAGCACTGCCCTCCAGTGGCCATCGGAACTATTAATTTTCACCAAAGCAGAACCCTCCGTTTCCTACAGTTGTAACCCCTTATACTTTGACTTTAAACTTTCCAGAAACAGAGATGCCAGAGCTAAGGggacagaaaaaccaaaagatgGTGCAGGCTCCTCAAAGGATCACCTCCAGGGCCTTGATCCTAGAGAGCTGAGTAAAAGCAAGGACGGGGACCAGGATGTAGTGCActcctcagaaggcagaggggatGAACCTGCTTCAGGGGCTGCCTGTAGCAGCCTGAacaagcaggaacctggtggtAGCCATGGGTCAGAGactgaagacacaggaagaagccatcctagcaagaaagaaCCATCAGGCAAGTCCcacagacacaaaaagaaaaagaaacacaaaaaatccAGTAAACACAAACGGAAACACAAGGCAGACTTGGAAGAGAAAAGTTctaaggcagagtctggagagaaatCTAAGAAGCGCAAAAAACGAAAACGAAAGAAGAACAAGTCATCAGCCCCACCTGATTCTGAACGAGGACCCAAACCGGAACCCCCTGGGAGTGGTAGCCCTGCACCACCAAGAAGACGCCGCCGTGCTCAAGATGATTCCCAGCGACGGTCCCTTCCTGCTGAAGAAGGAAACAGTGGCAGGAAGGATGATGGGGGAGGTGGGAGCAGTTCCCAAGAGCACAGTGGAAGGAAACACAAAGGGGAACCTCCAGCTCCATCCTGCCGTCGGAGAGCTGGCGGCAAACGGAGCAGCCGCTCCAGCCATCGGAGCCAGCCCAGCAGTGGGGATGAGGAGAGTGATGAGGCCTCTTCTCACAGGCTGCACCAGCAGTCTCCATCCCAGtacagtgaggaggaggaagaagaagaagaggaagaggaggaggaagatgaagactCGGGCAGTGAGCATTCTCGTAGCCGCTCTCGATCTGGCCGTCGCCATTCCTCACACCGATCCTCCCGGCGTTCTTACTCGAGCAGCTCGGATGCTTCCTCAGACCAGAGCTGCTACAGTCGACAGCACAGCTACTCCGACGACAGCTACAGTGACTATAGCGACCGGTCCCGAAGGCACTCCAAGCGCTCTCATGATTCAGATGATTCAGACTATGCCAGCTCCAAACACAGGTCCAAACGACACAAATACTCATCCTCCGATGATGACTATAGCCTCAGTTGCAGCCAGTCCCGGAGCCGATCTCGGAGTCATACTAGGGAGCGCTCAAGATCCCGGGACCGGAGCCGCAGCAGCAGCTGTAGTCGCAGCCGAAGCAAGAGGAGAAGTCGCAGCACCACAGCCCACAGCTGGCAGCGGAGCCGGAGCTACAGCCGGGACCGCAGCCGCAGCACCAGGAGTCCTTCCCAGAGGTCAGGCTCCAGGAAGGGGTCGTGGGGTCATGAGAGCCCGGAGGAGAGGCGCTCTGGCCGACGGGACTTCATTCGCTCAAAGATCTACCGCTCTCAGTCTCCCCACTATTTCCGATCAGGTCGGGGAGAAGGACCTGGGAAGAAAGACGATGGCCGAGGAGATGACAGTAAGGGAGCAGGCCTGCCCTCCCAGAACAGCAGTACCGGCACAGGAAGTGACTGCAGCCCTGAAGATAAGAACTCTGTCACTGCCCGGCTGCTGCTAGAGAAGATCCAGTCCAGGAAAGTGGAGAGGAAACCCAATATGTGTGAGGAGGTGCTGGCCACCCCTAATAAGGCTGGGCTCAAATACAAGAACCCCCCACAAGGTTACTTCGGGCCTAAGCTCCCCCCTTCTCTTGGTAATAAGCCTGTCCTTCCACTGATAGGGAAGCTTCCAGCTACCCGGAAGCCCAGTAAGAAATGTGAAGAGTCTAGCTTGGAAAGGGGTGAAGAGCAGGAGCAGTCTGAGCCAGAAGAAGAGTCCCCAGGGAGTAGTGATGCTCCATTTGGGCATCAGTTCTCAGAGGCAACAGGTGGTCCCTTATCAGACCCTCCTCCGGAAGAGCCAAAGTCTGAAGAAGCTACTGCTGATCACTCTGCGGCTCCGCTAGGCACCCCAGCACACACTGACTGCTACCCTGGGGATCCAGCCATCTCCCATAACTACCTCCCTGACCCCAGTGATGGAGATACCCTGGAGTCTCTGGATAGTGGCAGTCAACCAGGCCCTGTGGAATCCAGCTTGCTACCTATAGCCCCAGACCTTGAGCACTTCCCCAGTTACGCGCCTCCCAGTGGAGAACCTAGTGTTGAGTCGACAGATGGGACTGAGGATGCTTCCTTGGCTCCTCTAGAGAGCCAGCCCATCACCTTCACccctgaggagatggagaagtaCAGCAAGCTCCAGCAGGCTGCACAGCAGCACATCCAGCAGCAGCTTCTGGCCAAACAAGTAAAGGCCTTCCCAACCTCAGCAGCCCTGGCCCCGGCCACACCAGCCCTGCAGCCGATTCACATTCAGCAGCCAGCCACAGCCTCTGCCACCTCCATCACAACTGTTCAGCATGCCATCCTACAGCACCATGCTGCGGCTGCTGCCGCTGCCATTGGCATTCACCCTCATCCTCACCCCCAGCCACTTGCCCAAGTACATCATATTCCCCAGCCCCATCTGACCCCTATTTCCTTGTCCCATCTCACTCACTCGATCATCCCTGGCCACCCTGCCACCTTTCTTGCTAGCCACCCTATCCATATAATCCCTGCTTCAGCCATCCATCCCGGGCCCTTCACTTTCCACCCTGTCCCACACGCTGCCCTCTACCCTACCCTGCTTGCACCACGGcctgctgcagcagctgccaCTGCCCTCCATCTTCACCCTCTTCTTCACCCCATCTTCTCAGGTCAGGACCTGCAGCACCCTCCCAGCCATGGTACTTGA
- the Gpatch8 gene encoding G patch domain-containing protein 8 isoform X2 yields the protein MGMGRMEMELDYAEDATERRRVLEVEKEDTEELRQKYKDYVDKEKAIAKALEDLRANFYCELCDKQYQKHQEFDNHINSYDHAHKQRLKDLKQREFARNVSSRSRKDEKKQEKALRRLHELAEQRKQAECAPGSGPMFRPTTVAVDEDGGDEDKDESSANSGASAVSSCGLGPDFPTDKGGSFTAVQITSTTGLAQAPGSASQGISFGIKNNLGPPLQKLGVSFSFAKKAPVKLESIASVFKDHAEEGTSEDGTKADEKSSDQGVQKVGDTDGSGNLDGKKEDEDPPDGGSLASTLSKLKRMKREEGTGATEPEYYHYIPPAHCKVKPNFPFLLFMRASEQMEGDHSTHSKNVADNKKSNSPKPKGCSKAAASHGAEKTVREVSEPQKETTVAEPSEPGDKTETKKGSGGVIGEQSMESQETSESQMHESNPKEVSQATSAAIAGQGPKHPTGPFFPVLSKDESTALQWPSELLIFTKAEPSVSYSCNPLYFDFKLSRNRDARAKGTEKPKDGAGSSKDHLQGLDPRELSKSKDGDQDVVHSSEGRGDEPASGAACSSLNKQEPGGSHGSETEDTGRSHPSKKEPSGKSHRHKKKKKHKKSSKHKRKHKADLEEKSSKAESGEKSKKRKKRKRKKNKSSAPPDSERGPKPEPPGSGSPAPPRRRRRAQDDSQRRSLPAEEGNSGRKDDGGGGSSSQEHSGRKHKGEPPAPSCRRRAGGKRSSRSSHRSQPSSGDEESDEASSHRLHQQSPSQYSEEEEEEEEEEEEEDEDSGSEHSRSRSRSGRRHSSHRSSRRSYSSSSDASSDQSCYSRQHSYSDDSYSDYSDRSRRHSKRSHDSDDSDYASSKHRSKRHKYSSSDDDYSLSCSQSRSRSRSHTRERSRSRDRSRSSSCSRSRSKRRSRSTTAHSWQRSRSYSRDRSRSTRSPSQRSGSRKGSWGHESPEERRSGRRDFIRSKIYRSQSPHYFRSGRGEGPGKKDDGRGDDSKGAGLPSQNSSTGTGSDCSPEDKNSVTARLLLEKIQSRKVERKPNMCEEVLATPNKAGLKYKNPPQGYFGPKLPPSLGNKPVLPLIGKLPATRKPSKKCEESSLERGEEQEQSEPEEESPGSSDAPFGHQFSEATGGPLSDPPPEEPKSEEATADHSAAPLGTPAHTDCYPGDPAISHNYLPDPSDGDTLESLDSGSQPGPVESSLLPIAPDLEHFPSYAPPSGEPSVESTDGTEDASLAPLESQPITFTPEEMEKYSKLQQAAQQHIQQQLLAKQVKAFPTSAALAPATPALQPIHIQQPATASATSITTVQHAILQHHAAAAAAAIGIHPHPHPQPLAQVHHIPQPHLTPISLSHLTHSIIPGHPATFLASHPIHIIPASAIHPGPFTFHPVPHAALYPTLLAPRPAAAAATALHLHPLLHPIFSGQDLQHPPSHGT from the exons GAAGATGCTACCGAACGGCGTCGTGTCctagaagtagaaaaagaagacacagaggagcTGAGACAAAAGTACAAG GATTATGTTGACAAAGAAAAGGCGATCGCAAAAGCCTTAGAAGATCTTAGAGCCAACTTTTACTGTGAACTCTGTGATAAACAGTATCAGAAACATCAGGAATTTGACAACCACATTAACTCTTACGATCACGCACACAAGCAG AGATTAAAAGATCTCAAGCAGAGAGAGTTTGCTCGAAATGTCTCTTCAAGATCCCGCAAAGatgaaaagaagcaagagaaagcCCTTCGGAGGCTCCATGAGTTGGCAGAGCAGAGAAAACAAGCTGAATG TGCACCTGGAAGCGGCCCCATGTTCAGACCAACCACAGTGGCCGTAGATGAAGACGGTGGCGATGAGGATAAAGACGAGTCGTCCGCAAACAGTGGTGCAAGTGCTGTCTCTTCTTGTGGCCTTGGACCTGACTTCCCCACAGACAAAGGGGGCTCCTTCACTGCAGTACAGATCACCAGTACCACTGGACTGGCACAGGCTCCTGGGTCGGCCTCCCAAGGTATCAGCTTTGGCATTAAGAATAATCTGGGGCCCCCACTGCAGAAATTGGGAGTTTCGTTTTCCTTTGCCAAAAAGGCTCCCGTCAAACTTGAATCGATAGCATCTGTTTTCAAGGACCATGCAGAGGAAGGGACCTCTGAAGATGGAACAAAAGCTGATGAGAAGAGTTCTGACCAAGGGGTACAGAAGGTGGGAGATACTGATGGGAGTGGAAATcttgatggaaagaaagaagatgaagatCCTCCAGATGGAGGGTCCCTTGCCTCAACACTGTCCAAGTTAAAAAGGATGAAGCGGGAAGaaggaactggagctacagagccAGAATATTACCACTACATCCCCCCAGCACACTGCAAAGTCAAACCTAATTTTCCCTTCTTACTCTTTATGAGAGCCAGTGAACAAATGGAAGGCGATCATAGTACACACTCAAAGAATGTTGCagacaacaaaaaaagcaattcTCCCAAGCCTAAAGGTTGCAGTAAGGCAGCAGCAAGCCACGGAGCAGAAAAGACAGTTAGGGAAGTCTCTGAGCCACAAAAGGAAACCACTGTGGCTGAGCCTTCAGAACCTGGAGACAAAACTGAGACGAAGAAGGGCTCAGGAGGGGTTATAGGTGAGCAAAGTATGGAGAGTCAGGAGACTTCAGAGAGCCAGATGCATGAATCCAATCCAAAAGAAGTTTCTCAGGCCACCTCTGCAGCAATAGCAGGCCAAGGACCCAAACATCCCACTGGTCCGTTCTTTCCTGTGTTGAGCAAGGATGAGAGCACTGCCCTCCAGTGGCCATCGGAACTATTAATTTTCACCAAAGCAGAACCCTCCGTTTCCTACAGTTGTAACCCCTTATACTTTGACTTTAAACTTTCCAGAAACAGAGATGCCAGAGCTAAGGggacagaaaaaccaaaagatgGTGCAGGCTCCTCAAAGGATCACCTCCAGGGCCTTGATCCTAGAGAGCTGAGTAAAAGCAAGGACGGGGACCAGGATGTAGTGCActcctcagaaggcagaggggatGAACCTGCTTCAGGGGCTGCCTGTAGCAGCCTGAacaagcaggaacctggtggtAGCCATGGGTCAGAGactgaagacacaggaagaagccatcctagcaagaaagaaCCATCAGGCAAGTCCcacagacacaaaaagaaaaagaaacacaaaaaatccAGTAAACACAAACGGAAACACAAGGCAGACTTGGAAGAGAAAAGTTctaaggcagagtctggagagaaatCTAAGAAGCGCAAAAAACGAAAACGAAAGAAGAACAAGTCATCAGCCCCACCTGATTCTGAACGAGGACCCAAACCGGAACCCCCTGGGAGTGGTAGCCCTGCACCACCAAGAAGACGCCGCCGTGCTCAAGATGATTCCCAGCGACGGTCCCTTCCTGCTGAAGAAGGAAACAGTGGCAGGAAGGATGATGGGGGAGGTGGGAGCAGTTCCCAAGAGCACAGTGGAAGGAAACACAAAGGGGAACCTCCAGCTCCATCCTGCCGTCGGAGAGCTGGCGGCAAACGGAGCAGCCGCTCCAGCCATCGGAGCCAGCCCAGCAGTGGGGATGAGGAGAGTGATGAGGCCTCTTCTCACAGGCTGCACCAGCAGTCTCCATCCCAGtacagtgaggaggaggaagaagaagaagaggaagaggaggaggaagatgaagactCGGGCAGTGAGCATTCTCGTAGCCGCTCTCGATCTGGCCGTCGCCATTCCTCACACCGATCCTCCCGGCGTTCTTACTCGAGCAGCTCGGATGCTTCCTCAGACCAGAGCTGCTACAGTCGACAGCACAGCTACTCCGACGACAGCTACAGTGACTATAGCGACCGGTCCCGAAGGCACTCCAAGCGCTCTCATGATTCAGATGATTCAGACTATGCCAGCTCCAAACACAGGTCCAAACGACACAAATACTCATCCTCCGATGATGACTATAGCCTCAGTTGCAGCCAGTCCCGGAGCCGATCTCGGAGTCATACTAGGGAGCGCTCAAGATCCCGGGACCGGAGCCGCAGCAGCAGCTGTAGTCGCAGCCGAAGCAAGAGGAGAAGTCGCAGCACCACAGCCCACAGCTGGCAGCGGAGCCGGAGCTACAGCCGGGACCGCAGCCGCAGCACCAGGAGTCCTTCCCAGAGGTCAGGCTCCAGGAAGGGGTCGTGGGGTCATGAGAGCCCGGAGGAGAGGCGCTCTGGCCGACGGGACTTCATTCGCTCAAAGATCTACCGCTCTCAGTCTCCCCACTATTTCCGATCAGGTCGGGGAGAAGGACCTGGGAAGAAAGACGATGGCCGAGGAGATGACAGTAAGGGAGCAGGCCTGCCCTCCCAGAACAGCAGTACCGGCACAGGAAGTGACTGCAGCCCTGAAGATAAGAACTCTGTCACTGCCCGGCTGCTGCTAGAGAAGATCCAGTCCAGGAAAGTGGAGAGGAAACCCAATATGTGTGAGGAGGTGCTGGCCACCCCTAATAAGGCTGGGCTCAAATACAAGAACCCCCCACAAGGTTACTTCGGGCCTAAGCTCCCCCCTTCTCTTGGTAATAAGCCTGTCCTTCCACTGATAGGGAAGCTTCCAGCTACCCGGAAGCCCAGTAAGAAATGTGAAGAGTCTAGCTTGGAAAGGGGTGAAGAGCAGGAGCAGTCTGAGCCAGAAGAAGAGTCCCCAGGGAGTAGTGATGCTCCATTTGGGCATCAGTTCTCAGAGGCAACAGGTGGTCCCTTATCAGACCCTCCTCCGGAAGAGCCAAAGTCTGAAGAAGCTACTGCTGATCACTCTGCGGCTCCGCTAGGCACCCCAGCACACACTGACTGCTACCCTGGGGATCCAGCCATCTCCCATAACTACCTCCCTGACCCCAGTGATGGAGATACCCTGGAGTCTCTGGATAGTGGCAGTCAACCAGGCCCTGTGGAATCCAGCTTGCTACCTATAGCCCCAGACCTTGAGCACTTCCCCAGTTACGCGCCTCCCAGTGGAGAACCTAGTGTTGAGTCGACAGATGGGACTGAGGATGCTTCCTTGGCTCCTCTAGAGAGCCAGCCCATCACCTTCACccctgaggagatggagaagtaCAGCAAGCTCCAGCAGGCTGCACAGCAGCACATCCAGCAGCAGCTTCTGGCCAAACAAGTAAAGGCCTTCCCAACCTCAGCAGCCCTGGCCCCGGCCACACCAGCCCTGCAGCCGATTCACATTCAGCAGCCAGCCACAGCCTCTGCCACCTCCATCACAACTGTTCAGCATGCCATCCTACAGCACCATGCTGCGGCTGCTGCCGCTGCCATTGGCATTCACCCTCATCCTCACCCCCAGCCACTTGCCCAAGTACATCATATTCCCCAGCCCCATCTGACCCCTATTTCCTTGTCCCATCTCACTCACTCGATCATCCCTGGCCACCCTGCCACCTTTCTTGCTAGCCACCCTATCCATATAATCCCTGCTTCAGCCATCCATCCCGGGCCCTTCACTTTCCACCCTGTCCCACACGCTGCCCTCTACCCTACCCTGCTTGCACCACGGcctgctgcagcagctgccaCTGCCCTCCATCTTCACCCTCTTCTTCACCCCATCTTCTCAGGTCAGGACCTGCAGCACCCTCCCAGCCATGGTACTTGA